From Microcaecilia unicolor chromosome 11, aMicUni1.1, whole genome shotgun sequence, the proteins below share one genomic window:
- the LOC115479828 gene encoding UPF0449 protein C19orf25 homolog: MTSKIKKRVVLPTRPAPPSIEQILEDVQNAPASDPVFVLGGETSEETWDDRERQYRQSHSYVELNHRLQEACSLMKIKCKEMQQTGAMLDDKILEMKEKTL; this comes from the exons ATGACCTCTAAAATAAAAAAGCGTGTGGTTCTGCCAACTCGACCAGCACCCCCTAGCATTGAACAGATCCTGGAAGATGTGCAGAATGCTCCTGCCTCTGACCCTGTGTTTGTGTTAGGAGGAGAGACCAGTGAAG AGACCTGGGACGACCGTGAAAGGCAGTACCGTCAGAGTCATTCCTACGTGGAGCTGAACCACAGGTTACAGGAGGCCTGTAGTCTCATGAAGAtaaaatgcaaagaaatgcagcaaaCAGGGGCGATGCTGGATGACAAGATCCTAGAAATGAAGGAAAAAACCTTATAA